Proteins encoded in a region of the Rothia mucilaginosa genome:
- a CDS encoding DUF1003 domain-containing protein, with product MADSNRRDANRTEENPRIDKARILKDRLEKKYAERNRERGDSRPQRSDSQLSTPGTRKPKLFTSPNPDAFGRMTEAFARYMGTPQFLMWMTIFCGVWLAWNSLAPEEMQFDPRSLNFTLLTLMLSLQASYAAPLLLLAQNRQDDRDRVVASEDRKRDQQNLEETQYLTREIASLRIALREVATRDFVRSELRDILEELQNIAQEQERHAEQLQDISEDIEDLEEAIDDIDTSEGEEKDAEEQGAEGTENGTEQVPDKAERSAKDSTKDSAQDPHRGDLSQPQSRESQQAQQQAERAREGGARDR from the coding sequence TTGGCTGATTCGAACCGCCGCGACGCAAACCGTACCGAAGAGAACCCCCGCATCGATAAGGCGCGTATTCTCAAAGACCGTCTGGAGAAGAAGTACGCTGAACGCAACCGCGAGCGCGGCGACTCCCGCCCGCAGCGTAGCGACTCGCAGCTGAGCACCCCCGGCACCCGCAAGCCGAAGCTGTTCACGAGCCCCAACCCGGACGCTTTCGGCCGCATGACTGAGGCGTTCGCACGCTACATGGGTACCCCGCAGTTCCTGATGTGGATGACCATTTTCTGTGGCGTGTGGCTTGCCTGGAACTCCCTGGCGCCGGAGGAGATGCAGTTCGACCCGCGTAGCCTGAACTTCACCCTGCTGACCCTGATGCTGTCCCTGCAGGCTTCTTACGCTGCTCCCCTGCTGCTGTTGGCGCAGAACCGTCAGGATGACCGCGACCGCGTGGTGGCGTCTGAGGACCGTAAGCGCGACCAGCAGAACCTGGAGGAGACCCAGTACCTGACCCGCGAGATTGCTTCGCTGCGTATTGCTCTGCGTGAGGTTGCGACCCGTGACTTCGTCCGTAGCGAGCTGCGTGACATTCTTGAGGAACTGCAGAACATTGCGCAGGAGCAGGAGCGTCACGCCGAGCAGCTGCAGGACATCAGTGAGGACATTGAGGACCTGGAGGAGGCTATCGACGATATCGACACTTCCGAGGGTGAGGAGAAGGACGCTGAGGAGCAGGGCGCTGAGGGTACTGAGAACGGTACCGAGCAGGTGCCTGACAAGGCTGAACGCTCCGCGAAGGACTCCACGAAGGACTCCGCACAGGATCCCCACCGCGGCGATTTGAGCCAGCCTCAGAGCCGCGAATCCCAGCAGGCACAGCAGCAGGCAGAGCGCGCCCGTGAGGGAGGCGCCCGTGACCGCTAA